The following coding sequences are from one Thermostaphylospora chromogena window:
- a CDS encoding MGMT family protein, with product MTPSGGPTPFAERVLDLVERIPAGKVMSYGDIAEFLGEGGPRQVGRVMALWGGGVPWWRVVHADGTPAPGHEERCLRIWRREGTPLRGERVDMRVARWDGSSLSEIG from the coding sequence GTGACGCCATCCGGCGGGCCGACCCCCTTCGCCGAGCGGGTGCTGGATCTGGTGGAGCGCATTCCCGCGGGCAAGGTCATGTCCTATGGCGACATCGCCGAGTTCCTCGGTGAGGGCGGCCCACGCCAGGTGGGCCGCGTCATGGCGCTGTGGGGTGGGGGTGTCCCGTGGTGGCGGGTGGTGCATGCCGACGGCACCCCTGCGCCGGGGCATGAGGAGCGCTGCCTGCGCATATGGCGCCGGGAGGGCACGCCCCTGCGGGGTGAGCGGGTCGACATGCGCGTCGCCCGCTGGGACGGCTCATCGCTCAGCGAGATCGGATAA
- a CDS encoding S8 family peptidase — protein sequence MLSAARRGVTALALAAITTLTGFAPPTADSATKLDPIPDGKVRERQEWVHQALNTEDAWTVTKGAGVTVAVIDSGVDDRLPELRGRVTNGPNMNSNVIGPEQKARPGRHGTAMASLIAGSGVDGGLLGVAPEATVLSLPMLPDQGVDSGIPTPEAGIMGRDSALARAIRYAANHGADVINMSLGGYGPHPDEREAVAYALSRGVVLVAAVGNDGATEYARQNGTSFWNFPAGYSGVIGVAAVDAEGRPASFSSDNLSVLVAAPGVGVPVALPGGGYESAEGTSPAAALVSGVVALIKARHPDMRPELVARALTASTRNNPSPGYDDKIGFGVVDAAAALRAADQLAGYERGAGDPENKYFGGGPGAADPPRPGPDPVRLWTFFGAALLGVVAFCWAVVALTRRVEQNAAARRRSPPYGPPPIRDYGPFPWPGPGDPGGGPGPRPPGPPPGR from the coding sequence GTGCTGAGCGCCGCGCGCCGCGGCGTGACGGCGCTCGCGCTGGCGGCGATCACCACCCTGACCGGTTTCGCGCCCCCCACGGCCGACTCCGCCACCAAGCTGGACCCCATTCCCGACGGCAAGGTGCGCGAGCGGCAGGAATGGGTGCATCAGGCGCTCAACACCGAGGACGCCTGGACGGTGACCAAGGGCGCGGGCGTCACCGTCGCGGTCATCGACAGCGGTGTGGACGACCGCCTGCCCGAGCTGCGCGGGCGGGTGACCAACGGCCCCAACATGAACTCGAACGTGATCGGCCCGGAGCAGAAGGCCCGGCCCGGACGGCACGGTACGGCCATGGCCTCCCTCATCGCCGGCAGCGGCGTCGACGGCGGCCTGCTCGGTGTGGCCCCGGAGGCGACCGTGCTCTCCCTGCCGATGCTCCCCGACCAGGGCGTGGACAGCGGCATACCGACGCCGGAGGCGGGCATCATGGGCCGCGACAGCGCGCTCGCCCGGGCCATCCGTTACGCGGCCAACCACGGCGCCGACGTCATCAACATGTCGCTGGGCGGCTACGGCCCCCACCCCGACGAGCGCGAGGCGGTGGCCTACGCGCTGTCGCGCGGCGTCGTGCTCGTGGCGGCGGTCGGCAACGACGGCGCGACCGAGTACGCCCGGCAGAACGGCACCTCGTTCTGGAACTTCCCCGCGGGCTACTCCGGGGTGATCGGAGTGGCCGCGGTCGACGCCGAAGGCAGACCCGCGTCCTTCAGCAGCGACAACCTGTCCGTGCTCGTCGCCGCCCCCGGCGTCGGCGTGCCGGTCGCCCTGCCCGGAGGCGGCTACGAGTCGGCGGAGGGCACCAGCCCCGCCGCCGCCCTGGTGTCCGGGGTCGTCGCGCTGATCAAGGCGCGCCATCCCGACATGCGGCCCGAGCTGGTGGCCCGGGCGCTCACCGCGAGCACGCGGAACAACCCCTCGCCCGGCTATGACGACAAGATCGGCTTCGGCGTGGTGGACGCCGCGGCGGCCCTGCGCGCGGCCGATCAGCTGGCCGGGTACGAACGCGGTGCCGGCGACCCCGAGAACAAGTACTTCGGCGGCGGGCCGGGAGCGGCCGACCCTCCCCGGCCCGGTCCCGATCCCGTGCGGCTGTGGACCTTCTTCGGCGCGGCCCTGCTGGGGGTGGTCGCCTTCTGCTGGGCCGTCGTGGCCCTCACCCGGCGGGTCGAGCAGAACGCCGCGGCGCGGCGGCGCTCGCCGCCGTACGGTCCGCCTCCGATCCGCGACTACGGTCCCTTCCCGTGGCCCGGCCCCGGTGATCCCGGCGGCGGCCCCGGGCCGCGGCCGCCCGGGCCGCCCCCGGGTCGCTGA
- a CDS encoding S8 family peptidase codes for MLRRSSRTAVAALVLLASLVWAPDAARADEVRDRQLPVLRTLQVDKAWRITKGEGVTVAVLDSGVDPDHRDLVGSVREGADFTEGANPPHVPPLRLHGTYMASLIAGHGHGPGNRDGVIGVAPKAKILSVRVIVEDEEPGFHEFNSAPRYENVVAEGIRYAVDHGADVINMSISKELATKEERAAIRYAIDKGVVLVAAAGNEGAGKPGPTGFAPYSYPAAFPGVVSVGATDRGLRRASFSNFNPSVLVSAPGVDILGAGPGDEYWVGRGTSQASALVSGVAALIKAKYPDMEPALVVQALTAGAGKKPETGYDTGVGFGVVNAAGALAEAARISKHTLHAKGEDAADPDRPLGGVPARPVRVIERDRRAIVMYGVIAVAAGLGAFGCIGVIAVAVSRARKAAAAAGSSDEPPQTTTEQP; via the coding sequence GTGCTGAGACGGTCCTCGCGGACGGCGGTCGCCGCGCTCGTCCTCCTCGCGTCCCTGGTGTGGGCGCCGGACGCCGCACGCGCGGACGAGGTGCGCGACAGACAGCTTCCGGTGCTGCGCACGCTCCAGGTCGACAAGGCGTGGCGGATCACCAAGGGGGAGGGCGTGACCGTCGCGGTGCTCGACTCCGGGGTGGACCCGGACCACCGCGACCTGGTGGGGTCGGTCCGGGAGGGCGCGGACTTCACCGAGGGGGCCAATCCTCCGCACGTCCCGCCCCTGCGGTTGCACGGCACGTACATGGCGTCGCTGATCGCCGGTCATGGACACGGGCCGGGCAACCGCGACGGCGTCATCGGCGTCGCGCCGAAGGCGAAGATCCTGTCGGTCCGGGTGATCGTGGAGGACGAGGAGCCGGGGTTCCACGAGTTCAACTCCGCGCCCCGCTACGAGAACGTGGTGGCCGAGGGCATCCGCTACGCGGTGGACCACGGCGCCGACGTCATCAACATGTCGATCTCCAAGGAGCTGGCGACCAAGGAGGAGCGGGCGGCGATCCGGTACGCGATCGACAAGGGCGTGGTGCTGGTCGCGGCGGCGGGCAACGAGGGCGCGGGCAAGCCGGGCCCCACCGGCTTCGCGCCGTATTCCTATCCGGCGGCGTTCCCGGGCGTGGTGTCGGTGGGGGCGACCGACCGCGGGCTGCGACGGGCGTCGTTCTCCAACTTCAACCCCTCGGTGCTGGTGTCCGCGCCGGGGGTGGACATCCTCGGCGCGGGGCCGGGCGACGAGTATTGGGTGGGCAGGGGGACCTCGCAGGCGAGCGCGTTGGTCTCCGGGGTCGCCGCCCTCATAAAAGCGAAATATCCCGATATGGAGCCTGCGCTGGTGGTGCAGGCGCTCACCGCCGGAGCCGGCAAGAAACCCGAAACGGGCTACGACACCGGGGTGGGCTTCGGCGTGGTGAACGCGGCGGGCGCGCTCGCCGAGGCGGCCCGTATCTCCAAGCACACGCTGCACGCGAAGGGAGAGGACGCCGCCGACCCCGACCGCCCGCTGGGCGGCGTACCCGCGCGGCCGGTGCGCGTGATCGAACGCGACCGGAGGGCGATCGTGATGTACGGCGTCATAGCGGTGGCCGCCGGGCTGGGCGCCTTCGGCTGCATCGGAGTGATCGCGGTCGCGGTGAGCCGGGCCAGGAAGGCCGCGGCCGCCGCGGGAAGCAGTGACGAACCGCCGCAGACGACGACGGAACAGCCATGA
- the moeZ gene encoding adenylyltransferase/sulfurtransferase MoeZ: protein MSLPPLVEPAAELTVDEVRRYSRHLIIPDVGMTGQKRLKNAKVLCVGAGGLGSPALMYLAAAGVGTLGVIDFDVVDESNLQRQVIHRQADVGRPKVESAAEKVREINPHVEVVVHNTTLTTENVMDIFSGYDLILDGTDNFATRYMVNDAAVLLGKPYVWGSIYRFDGQAAVFWAEHGPCYRCLYPEPPPPGMVPSCAEGGVLGVLCASIGSIQVNEAIKVITGIGEPLVGRLMIYDALEMQYRTVKVRKDPECVLCGKNPTMTKLLDDYQAFCGTLSAEAEEAVSGSTITASELKAMMDRGEDIFLVDVREPNEYEIVSIPGATLIPKGQFIDGSALERLPQDKKIVLHCKSGARSAEALAVVKNAGFSDAVHLGGGVLSWIKTVDPSLPTY, encoded by the coding sequence GTGTCCTTGCCACCATTGGTTGAACCGGCAGCGGAGCTGACCGTCGACGAGGTGCGCCGCTACTCGCGTCACCTGATCATTCCCGACGTGGGAATGACCGGGCAGAAGCGGCTGAAGAACGCCAAGGTGCTGTGTGTGGGTGCGGGCGGCCTGGGCTCCCCCGCGCTGATGTACCTCGCCGCCGCCGGAGTGGGCACCCTCGGTGTCATCGACTTCGACGTGGTCGACGAGTCCAACCTGCAGCGTCAGGTCATCCACAGGCAGGCCGACGTGGGCAGGCCGAAGGTGGAGAGCGCCGCCGAGAAGGTCCGGGAGATCAACCCGCACGTCGAGGTGGTCGTGCACAACACGACGCTGACCACCGAGAACGTGATGGACATCTTCTCGGGCTACGACCTGATCCTGGACGGCACGGACAACTTCGCCACGCGGTACATGGTCAACGACGCGGCCGTGTTGCTCGGCAAGCCGTACGTCTGGGGCTCGATCTACCGTTTCGACGGCCAGGCCGCCGTGTTCTGGGCCGAGCACGGGCCGTGCTACCGCTGCCTCTACCCCGAACCGCCGCCGCCCGGCATGGTCCCCTCCTGCGCCGAGGGCGGTGTGCTGGGCGTGCTGTGCGCCTCGATCGGCTCGATCCAGGTCAACGAAGCGATCAAGGTCATCACCGGCATCGGCGAACCGCTGGTCGGCCGCCTGATGATCTACGACGCCCTGGAGATGCAGTACCGCACGGTCAAGGTCCGCAAGGACCCCGAGTGCGTGCTGTGCGGCAAGAACCCGACGATGACCAAGCTGCTCGACGACTACCAGGCGTTCTGCGGCACTCTCTCCGCCGAGGCCGAGGAGGCCGTGAGCGGCTCCACGATCACCGCCTCCGAGCTGAAGGCGATGATGGACCGCGGCGAGGACATCTTCCTGGTCGACGTCCGTGAGCCGAACGAGTACGAGATCGTGTCCATCCCCGGCGCGACGCTGATCCCCAAGGGCCAGTTCATCGACGGCTCCGCGCTGGAGCGCCTGCCGCAGGACAAGAAGATCGTCCTGCACTGCAAGTCCGGCGCCCGCAGCGCCGAGGCGCTGGCCGTGGTCAAGAACGCCGGGTTCTCCGATGCGGTGCATCTCGGTGGTGGCGTGCTGAGCTGGATCAAGACCGTCGATCCCAGCCTCCCCACCTACTGA
- a CDS encoding alpha/beta fold hydrolase, whose product MRDRSDEEGDTVDEPIPHWPGELLDLDDRKIHVRSSPDPGGDADRAIFVHGLAGSATNWTDLMDRLKDVVAGHAIDLPGAGLSPAAPDGDYSVAAHARTVAAAIERLSSKPVHLFGNSLGGAVSVRVAATRPDLVRSLTLISPALPDLLPRYGPARVALSALPGVGEWAMTRLTAIPPERRLTATLAMCYADTARVHPERFRDAVEELRRRDELPHAASALVCTARGIVAEYFRRGRDNLWRLASRVKAPTLVIHGRHDRLVDPRMAARAARTFPRVRLVLLPMAGHVAQMEYPDVVAREARLLIAEAVREAVVSPSTLGNARAAG is encoded by the coding sequence ATGAGGGACCGTAGCGACGAGGAAGGAGACACGGTGGACGAGCCGATCCCTCACTGGCCGGGAGAGCTGCTCGATCTGGACGATCGGAAGATCCACGTCCGCTCGTCCCCCGATCCGGGAGGCGACGCCGACCGGGCGATCTTCGTGCACGGTCTGGCCGGGTCGGCCACCAACTGGACCGACCTGATGGACCGCCTCAAAGACGTCGTCGCAGGCCACGCCATCGATCTGCCCGGCGCCGGTCTCTCCCCGGCGGCCCCCGACGGCGACTACTCCGTCGCCGCTCACGCGCGCACCGTCGCCGCCGCCATCGAGCGGCTCTCCTCCAAGCCGGTCCACCTGTTCGGCAACTCCCTGGGCGGTGCGGTGTCGGTGAGGGTCGCCGCCACCCGACCCGACCTGGTGCGCTCCCTCACCCTGATCTCGCCCGCGCTGCCCGACCTGCTTCCCAGGTACGGCCCGGCCCGGGTGGCCCTGTCGGCGCTGCCGGGGGTGGGGGAGTGGGCGATGACGCGGCTGACCGCGATCCCGCCCGAGCGGCGGCTGACCGCCACCCTCGCCATGTGCTACGCCGACACCGCCCGGGTGCACCCCGAGCGGTTCCGCGACGCGGTCGAGGAGCTGCGCCGCAGGGACGAGCTGCCGCACGCCGCGAGCGCGCTGGTGTGCACGGCACGGGGCATCGTGGCGGAGTACTTCCGCAGGGGACGGGACAACCTGTGGCGGCTGGCTTCCCGGGTGAAGGCGCCCACGCTGGTGATCCACGGCCGTCACGACCGGTTGGTCGACCCGCGCATGGCGGCGCGCGCCGCCCGGACGTTCCCCCGCGTCCGGCTCGTGCTGCTGCCCATGGCGGGCCATGTGGCGCAGATGGAGTATCCCGACGTGGTGGCGCGGGAGGCGAGACTGCTGATCGCCGAAGCCGTCCGGGAGGCCGTGGTGTCGCCGTCCACGTTGGGGAATGCGCGGGCAGCCGGTTAG
- a CDS encoding TetR/AcrR family transcriptional regulator, translating to MTATPDAKPRGTRLPRLARRRQLLSAAQEVFVERGYHAAAMDEIAERAGVSKPVLYQHFPGKLELYLALLDLHVDDMVARCRAALDSTTDNKQRVQAAIGAFFDFVSSQGEAFRLVFESDLRNVAPVRQRMERSLRESADMISQVIQEDTGCSSDEAHLLGVGLVGMAEVSARYWLSSQGSIPKEAATQLMARLAWRGISGFPRTG from the coding sequence GTGACCGCAACCCCGGACGCCAAGCCGCGGGGCACCCGCCTGCCCCGACTGGCGCGCCGCCGCCAGTTGCTCAGCGCGGCGCAGGAAGTGTTCGTGGAGCGCGGTTACCACGCGGCCGCCATGGATGAGATCGCCGAGCGCGCGGGCGTCAGCAAGCCGGTGCTCTACCAGCACTTCCCCGGAAAGCTGGAGCTCTACCTGGCACTGCTCGACCTGCACGTGGACGACATGGTGGCCCGCTGCCGCGCCGCGCTCGACTCCACCACGGACAACAAGCAGCGGGTCCAGGCGGCCATCGGCGCGTTCTTCGACTTCGTCTCCAGCCAGGGCGAGGCGTTCCGGCTGGTGTTCGAGTCCGACCTGCGCAACGTCGCGCCCGTACGCCAGCGTATGGAGCGGTCCCTGCGGGAGAGCGCCGACATGATCAGCCAGGTCATCCAGGAGGACACCGGCTGCTCCAGCGACGAGGCGCACCTCCTCGGCGTCGGGCTCGTCGGCATGGCCGAGGTCAGCGCCCGCTACTGGCTGAGCAGCCAGGGTTCCATCCCCAAGGAGGCGGCCACCCAGCTCATGGCCCGCCTCGCCTGGCGCGGCATCAGCGGCTTCCCGCGTACCGGCTGA
- a CDS encoding DUF3107 domain-containing protein, whose amino-acid sequence MEIKIGVRSVHRELVVETDLTVEQVEEELRNALAVERGVFAITDTKGRKVIVPVASLGFVEIGENDQRPVGFGGTL is encoded by the coding sequence ATGGAAATCAAGATCGGTGTGCGTTCCGTGCACCGCGAACTGGTGGTGGAGACGGACCTCACCGTAGAGCAGGTCGAGGAGGAACTCCGCAACGCGCTCGCTGTCGAGCGCGGGGTGTTCGCCATCACCGACACCAAGGGTCGCAAGGTCATCGTCCCCGTCGCCTCTCTCGGCTTCGTCGAGATCGGTGAGAACGATCAGCGTCCGGTCGGTTTCGGAGGAACCCTCTGA
- a CDS encoding ferritin-like fold-containing protein yields the protein MSDSPPGVADLLGVLAYAELTAFLRLAEDAARLAPSLTDRAALSDLAATEYGHFRLLRDRLTDLGIDPEEAMEPFVAPLDDWHRQTTPKDWLEALVKAYVGTGIALDFYREAARTVDAGIRALVDEVLADEGRSEFAVERVRAALEQDPKVAGRLALWARRMVGEALSQGQRVAAARPALAALLVGGEGEDLAEISRMFARLTEAHGKRMAAIGLTPGP from the coding sequence ATGAGTGATTCGCCTCCGGGTGTCGCCGACCTCCTCGGCGTTCTGGCTTATGCGGAGCTGACCGCCTTCCTGCGTCTCGCCGAGGACGCCGCACGTCTGGCGCCCTCGCTCACCGACCGGGCGGCGCTGAGCGACCTCGCCGCCACCGAGTACGGCCACTTCCGGTTGCTGCGCGACCGGCTCACCGACCTCGGGATCGACCCCGAGGAGGCGATGGAGCCGTTCGTCGCCCCGCTGGACGACTGGCACCGGCAGACGACGCCCAAGGACTGGCTGGAGGCCCTGGTGAAGGCGTACGTCGGCACGGGCATCGCGCTCGACTTCTACCGGGAGGCCGCCCGGACGGTCGATGCCGGGATCCGGGCTCTGGTGGACGAGGTGCTGGCGGACGAGGGGCGTTCGGAGTTCGCCGTCGAACGGGTCCGCGCCGCGCTGGAGCAGGATCCCAAGGTCGCCGGACGGCTGGCCCTGTGGGCCCGGCGCATGGTGGGGGAGGCGCTCAGCCAGGGGCAGCGGGTCGCCGCAGCCCGGCCCGCGCTGGCGGCCCTGCTGGTGGGCGGCGAGGGCGAGGACCTCGCGGAGATCTCGCGCATGTTCGCCCGCCTCACCGAGGCTCACGGCAAGCGCATGGCCGCGATCGGTCTCACCCCCGGCCCGTGA
- a CDS encoding DEAD/DEAH box helicase: MAIPLAVSGQDVIGQARTGTGKTYAFGLPMLQRIGKPRKNRKKPRGLVVVPTRELALQVTEDLTTAAGKLGSRVLSVYGGRAYEPQIEALKAGVDVVVGTPGRLLDLVKQKHLDLGQVKMLVLDEADRMLDLGFLPDVERIINLVPATRQTMLFSATLPGEVVALSRRYLNRPTHVRAENPVLEDSSSSRTTQHVFRVHRMDKIEILGRLLQCEGRGLTMVFCETKRACDMVCDQLRERGFAAAAVHGDLGQGQREQALRAFRNGKVDVLVATDVAARGIDIDDVTHVVNYDCPQDEKTYVHRIGRTGRAGRTGVAVTFVEWEELPRWKLMNSALGLDFAEPAETYSTSPHLYTALGIPEGTRGVLPRSKRSRAGLAAEEIEDIGETGRSRSRGGRRDDDRHRERSRTRQRRRTRGGRDVTASRDAAVAVSADSADEPVEPVEEPGASRQRRGSAHAGTLRGTSTTTDNRTNLDDHDDLAGADAFDDVAGRPTNQGVDGPMETKTRTEPERIVPPDPFTVIFRAPDLGGDDDDVAPSAASERSQQRRRSGRSRGSRRG, translated from the coding sequence ATGGCGATCCCGCTCGCCGTGAGCGGCCAGGACGTGATCGGTCAGGCCCGCACCGGCACCGGCAAGACCTACGCCTTCGGTTTGCCGATGCTCCAGCGCATCGGCAAACCGCGTAAGAACCGCAAGAAGCCGCGCGGGCTGGTGGTCGTGCCCACCCGTGAGCTGGCGCTCCAGGTCACCGAAGATCTGACCACCGCCGCCGGCAAGCTGGGCTCGCGGGTCCTGTCGGTGTACGGCGGGCGCGCCTACGAGCCGCAGATCGAGGCGCTGAAGGCCGGCGTCGACGTCGTGGTCGGCACTCCCGGCCGGCTGCTCGACCTGGTGAAGCAGAAGCACCTCGACCTCGGCCAGGTCAAGATGCTGGTGCTGGACGAGGCCGACCGCATGCTCGACCTCGGCTTCCTGCCGGACGTCGAGCGGATCATCAACCTGGTGCCGGCCACCCGGCAGACGATGCTGTTCTCGGCCACGTTGCCGGGTGAGGTCGTCGCGCTCTCCCGGCGCTACCTCAACCGCCCCACCCACGTGCGCGCCGAGAACCCCGTTCTGGAGGACTCCTCGTCCTCGCGGACCACGCAGCACGTCTTCCGTGTCCACCGGATGGACAAGATCGAGATCCTGGGACGGCTGCTGCAGTGCGAGGGACGCGGCCTGACGATGGTGTTCTGCGAGACCAAGCGCGCCTGCGACATGGTCTGCGACCAGCTCCGGGAGCGCGGCTTCGCCGCCGCCGCCGTGCACGGCGACCTCGGCCAGGGCCAGCGTGAGCAGGCCCTGCGCGCCTTCCGCAACGGCAAGGTGGACGTCCTGGTCGCGACCGACGTCGCGGCCCGCGGCATCGACATCGATGACGTGACCCACGTGGTCAACTACGACTGCCCGCAGGACGAGAAGACCTACGTGCACCGCATCGGGCGCACGGGCCGGGCCGGCCGTACGGGCGTCGCGGTGACCTTCGTGGAGTGGGAGGAGCTTCCCCGCTGGAAGCTCATGAACAGCGCTCTCGGGCTCGACTTCGCCGAACCCGCGGAGACCTACTCCACCTCCCCGCACCTTTACACCGCGCTGGGCATCCCCGAGGGCACCCGCGGGGTGCTCCCGCGCTCCAAGCGATCGCGTGCCGGGCTCGCCGCCGAGGAGATCGAGGACATCGGCGAGACCGGCCGTTCGCGCAGCCGGGGCGGCCGTCGCGACGACGACCGGCATCGCGAGCGGAGCCGCACCCGTCAGCGTCGCCGTACCCGCGGCGGACGCGACGTCACAGCCTCGCGGGACGCCGCCGTGGCCGTATCGGCCGACAGCGCCGACGAGCCTGTCGAACCCGTGGAGGAGCCGGGCGCGAGCCGACAGCGGCGCGGGTCGGCCCATGCCGGCACGCTCCGCGGCACGTCCACCACCACCGACAACCGCACCAACCTCGATGACCACGACGACCTCGCCGGAGCCGATGCCTTCGACGACGTCGCCGGCCGACCGACGAATCAGGGGGTAGACGGCCCGATGGAGACGAAGACCCGGACCGAGCCTGAGCGCATCGTCCCGCCGGACCCGTTCACTGTGATCTTCCGGGCGCCCGACCTGGGCGGCGACGATGACGACGTCGCGCCCTCGGCCGCCAGTGAGCGATCCCAGCAGCGGCGCCGCTCCGGCCGTTCACGCGGCTCCCGCCGGGGCTGA
- a CDS encoding alpha/beta fold hydrolase, with the protein MSTPRFLTLPPGVRQQRIHTAIGDFAALEALPVSGVPERWPALLIPGLTGSKEDFIAVLQTLAQSGRRVVAIDMRGQHETPGPDDPAAYTFAALGNDIDVLAHAIAPREPLHLVGHSFGGLVAREAVIDGRTKFASCTLLSSGPGAIVGPRRQAAETMVREIPDHGVEYLWTNHLEPKVVTAGVPDQIVTFLRKRLLSNSAVGMVAMAQAILSAPDRTAELAQMTLPLLVLLGEHDDGWPPQDQAEMARRLSAECVVVPGAAHSPAVEAPETTAAALTRFWNAAETRSRLTL; encoded by the coding sequence GTGAGCACGCCGCGTTTTCTGACCCTGCCTCCCGGCGTCCGGCAACAGCGGATCCACACCGCGATCGGCGACTTCGCCGCGTTGGAGGCGCTACCTGTCAGCGGCGTTCCCGAACGCTGGCCCGCACTGCTCATCCCCGGGCTCACCGGGAGCAAGGAAGACTTCATCGCGGTGCTGCAGACGCTCGCGCAGTCCGGGCGCAGGGTCGTGGCGATCGACATGCGCGGCCAGCACGAGACGCCGGGCCCCGACGACCCCGCCGCCTACACGTTCGCGGCCCTCGGCAACGACATCGACGTCCTCGCCCACGCGATCGCCCCCCGAGAGCCGCTTCATCTGGTCGGCCACTCCTTCGGCGGGCTCGTCGCCCGCGAAGCGGTCATCGACGGACGCACCAAGTTCGCCTCTTGCACGTTGCTGAGCTCCGGCCCCGGCGCCATCGTGGGGCCTCGACGGCAGGCCGCCGAGACGATGGTGCGCGAGATCCCCGACCACGGCGTCGAATACCTGTGGACCAACCACCTCGAACCGAAGGTCGTGACCGCGGGGGTACCCGATCAGATCGTGACGTTCCTCCGTAAACGGCTGCTGTCCAACTCGGCCGTCGGCATGGTCGCGATGGCCCAGGCGATTCTTTCCGCGCCCGACCGCACCGCCGAACTCGCGCAGATGACGCTGCCGCTCCTCGTGCTGCTGGGCGAACACGACGACGGCTGGCCGCCGCAGGATCAGGCGGAGATGGCGCGACGGCTGTCGGCGGAGTGCGTCGTCGTGCCCGGCGCGGCGCACTCCCCCGCGGTCGAGGCGCCGGAGACCACCGCCGCGGCGCTGACCCGATTCTGGAACGCCGCGGAGACCCGCAGCCGTCTCACCCTGTGA
- a CDS encoding PD-(D/E)XK nuclease family protein: MPQRLYSCTPSRLNGWLECRRRYRFTYLDRPAPSKGPPWAHNSVGLSVHNALAAWWREPYERRTPETAGALLTNAWIDEGFRDREQSLSWRERAREMVTGYTRTLDPAADPVGVERTVATRTSVIAVSGRVDRLDRRGDELVVVDYKTGRRPLTADDARSSLALAVYAVAASRMLRLPCRRVELHHLPTASVAAWEHTEESLARHLRRAEEVALEASRADDRYREWAASRRDVSAGRRTGGRSDGVRTPPAVPPEIDAEFPPNPGPLCPWCDYRRHCPEGQAAAPARQPWDGLADG, encoded by the coding sequence ATGCCACAGCGTCTCTACTCGTGCACCCCTTCGCGACTGAACGGCTGGTTGGAGTGCCGCAGGCGCTACCGTTTCACCTATCTCGACCGGCCCGCGCCGTCCAAGGGGCCGCCGTGGGCGCATAACAGCGTCGGGCTCAGCGTGCACAATGCGCTGGCCGCATGGTGGCGCGAGCCGTATGAGCGGCGCACGCCCGAGACGGCCGGCGCGCTGCTGACGAACGCCTGGATCGACGAGGGTTTCCGCGACCGCGAGCAGTCGCTGTCCTGGCGGGAGCGGGCGCGTGAGATGGTGACCGGCTACACCAGGACCCTCGATCCGGCGGCCGACCCGGTCGGCGTGGAGCGCACCGTCGCCACCCGCACCTCCGTGATCGCCGTCTCCGGCCGTGTCGACCGGCTCGACCGGCGCGGTGACGAGCTGGTGGTGGTCGACTACAAGACGGGCCGCCGCCCGCTGACGGCCGATGACGCGCGCTCCTCGCTCGCGCTCGCCGTCTACGCGGTGGCCGCCTCGCGCATGCTGCGGTTGCCCTGCCGCAGGGTCGAGCTCCACCACCTGCCGACGGCGTCGGTGGCGGCGTGGGAGCACACCGAGGAGTCGCTCGCCCGTCACCTGCGCCGGGCCGAGGAGGTGGCGCTGGAGGCGTCGCGGGCCGACGACCGCTACCGCGAGTGGGCGGCGTCCCGGCGTGACGTATCCGCGGGGCGGCGCACCGGAGGGCGGTCCGACGGCGTGCGCACGCCGCCCGCCGTCCCGCCGGAGATCGACGCGGAGTTCCCGCCGAATCCGGGTCCGCTGTGCCCGTGGTGCGACTACCGCCGTCACTGCCCGGAGGGGCAGGCCGCCGCTCCGGCACGTCAGCCCTGGGACGGCCTGGCCGACGGCTGA